From Ananas comosus cultivar F153 linkage group 8, ASM154086v1, whole genome shotgun sequence, one genomic window encodes:
- the LOC109714122 gene encoding MLO protein homolog 1-like, giving the protein MAGSPGERSLKETPTWAVALVCAVMVLVSAAMEHGIHILGKWFQTRHKKAMSEALEKLKAELMLLGFISLLLTAGQGQISKICIPAKAGNIMLPCKLKNATESNTDSRRRFLSYGEEAVRRRMLVSSTADYCSQYKDRVPLISQYGIHQLHIFIFVLAVFHVLYSVVTMALGRAKMKKWKAWELETTSLEYQFSNDPSRFRFTHQTSFVKRHVGLSSTPGVRWIVAFFRQFFGSVTKVDYLTMRHGFINAHLSPNSKFDFHKYIKRSLEDDFKVVVSISLPLWFMAIIVLLLDVQGLQLLIWISFVPLIVLLLVGMKLEIVIMEMAREIQDRTSVIKGAPIVEPSNKYFWFNRPQWILFLIHLTLFENAFQMAHFLWTLSTFGLRSCFFDNMGLALTKVIVGIALQFLCSYITFPLYALVTQMGSHMKKAIFEEQTAKALKKWQQAAKEKKRLRDAGLDTASFGYISGENTPSRGSSPAHLLHKYKKGSTDPESNPSSPRFFCSDSEFPDMEAPTLAKLGPNPKAKDVDVPTGEFSFSTQL; this is encoded by the exons TGGTTTCAGACGCGCCACAAGAAAGCTATGAGTGAAGCTCTGGAAAAATTGAAAGCAG AGTTGATGCTACTGGGCTTTATTTCCCTACTTCTTACTGCTGGACAAGGGCAGATATCCAAAATCTGCATTCCTGCGAAAGCTGGTAATATCATGCTCCCCTGTAAGCTGAAGAACGCGACAGAGAGTAACACCGACAGTCGGCGAAGATTCCTGTCGTATGGTGAAGAAGCAGTTCGGCGTCGTATGTTGGTTTCGTCGACAGCAGATTATTGCTCTCAGTATAAA GATAGAGTGCCACTAATCTCACAATATGGGATTCACCAActgcatatatttatatttgtcctGGCAGTTTTTCACGTTCTTTATAGCGTCGTCACAATGGCATTAGGGCGAGCAAAA ATGAAAAAATGGAAAGCATGGGAGTTGGAGACCACCTCATTGGAGTATCAATTTTCAAATG ATCCTTCGCGATTCAGGTTCACCCACCAAACATCATTTGTAAAGCGGCATGTTGGCCTCTCAAGCACCCCTGGAGTTAGATGGATA GTGGCGTTTTTTAGGCAGTTTTTTGGATCAGTAACAAAAGTGGACTACTTGACTATGAGACATGGCTTTATCAAT GCTCATTTATCTCCCAACAGCAAGTTTGACTTCCACAAGTATATAAAACGGTCGTTGGAAGATGATTTCAAAGTTGTTGTTAGCATCAG CCTTCCATTGTGGTTCATGGCAATCATCGTTCTGCTACTTGATGTGCAAG GACTCCAATTGCTCATTTGGATCTCTTTTGTACCGCTGATA GTTCTCTTGCTGGTCGGGATGAAGCTGGAAATCGTCATCATGGAAATGGCCCGTGAAATTCAAGACCGAACAAGTGTTATAAAAGGAGCTCCGATCGTGGAGCCAAGCAACAAGTATTTCTGGTTCAATCGACCTCAATGGATTCTCTTTCTCATACATCTTACTTTGTTTGAG AATGCATTCCAAATGGCGCACTTCTTATGGACTTTG AGCACATTTGGCTTGAGATCATGCTTCTTTGACAACATGGGACTTGCTTTGACAAAAGTTATTGTGGGGATAGCTCTTCAGTTCTTATGCAGCTACATTACTTTCCCGCTCTACGCATTAGTCACACAA ATGGGATCACATATGAAGAAGGCAATTTTTGAGGAACAAACAGCAAAAGCGCTTAAGAAGTGGCAGCAAGCagcgaaagagaagaaaaggctCAGAGATGCAGGTTTAGACACTGCCTCTTTCGGTTACATAAGTGGAGAGAACACACCGAGCCGAGGATCGTCTCCCGCACATTTGCTCCACAAGTACAAGAAGGGCTCAACTGACCCGGAGAGTAATCCAAGCTCGCCAAGGTTTTTCTGCTCAGATAGCGAATTCCCCGATATGGAAGCTCCGACACTTGCCAAGCTTGGGCCAAACCCAAAAGCCAAGGATGTTGATGTTCCCACCGGTGAATTCTCCTTTAGTACACAGTTATGA